From Equus przewalskii isolate Varuska unplaced genomic scaffold, EquPr2 ChrUn-9, whole genome shotgun sequence, a single genomic window includes:
- the TSACC gene encoding TSSK6-activating co-chaperone protein translates to MEQQTTHPANRRAKEEGNAVPLCQAKPSPSFINLQASSPPATLLNIQTTKLRSRVNQKSKECLGLLECMYANLQLQTQLAQQQMAILENLQASMTQLATGGGESKNSSLPALAHNLLLNHLPQFSK, encoded by the exons ATGGAGCAGCAGACTACTCATCCTGCTAACAGAAGAG CCAAAGAGGAAGGTAATGCAGTGCCTCTTTGTCAAGCCAAACCCTCCCCCAGCTTTATTAATCTTCAAGCAAGTTCCCCACCAGCCACTCTCCTGAACATCCAGACAACAAAGCTGCGTTCAC GAGTTAACCAGAAGTCCAAGGAATGCCTAGGACTCCTAGAATGTATGTATGCCAATCTCCAGCTTCAGACCCAGCTTGCCCAACAGCAGATGGctattttggaaaatttacaaGCATCCATGACACAGCTGGCTACTGGTGGGGGGGAAAGCAAGAACTCTTCTCTCCCAGCCTTAGCTCACAATCTCCTGTTAAATCACCTGCCCCAGTTCAGTAAATGA